The Streptomyces achromogenes genome window below encodes:
- a CDS encoding AMP-dependent synthetase/ligase: MREFTNPALALPPPVGGLADVVFRHAQEDPHYIALGRKDEHGEWRDVTSAEFRDEVLALSKGLLAQGIRFGDRVAIMSRTRYEWTLFDYALWTIGAQVVPVYPTSSAEQCFWMLYDAECTAAVVEHEDHAMTIATVIDRLPQLRQLWQLDSGCVQELYDAGAAIEDEVVHRHREAVTPDSTATIIYTSGTTGRPKGCVISHRNFMFEADTVIERWEPVFHSRKGDEAATLLFLPLAHVFGRMVQIAAIRGRVRFGHQPQLNASALLPDLQAFRPTFFLAVPYIFEKVFGAARRRAEREGRAGPFEKAVDVAVQYAEAVEAKAWGTGPGPSAGLRMQHQLFEKLVYGKLRAAMGGRVRQAMSGGSAMDRRLGLFFSGAGVQIYEGYGLTETTAAATANPPGRTRYGTVGQAIPGMTVHIADDGEIWLRGDNVFQEYLNNPKATDEALHDGWLATGDLGALDEDGYLTITGRKKEILVTSGGKSVAPGLLEERVRDHPLVHQCLLVGNDRPFVAALVTLDHEAVEHWLQMRGKPQMTPAELVRDADLEAEVRRAVVAANTLVSKAESIRTFRILGQPFSEEHGLLTPSLKLKRKAIESAYANEVEALYRS, from the coding sequence TTGCGGGAGTTCACCAACCCTGCGTTGGCGCTGCCACCGCCGGTCGGCGGTCTGGCCGACGTCGTGTTCCGGCACGCCCAGGAGGACCCGCACTACATCGCGCTCGGCCGCAAGGACGAGCACGGCGAGTGGCGGGACGTCACCTCCGCCGAGTTCCGCGACGAGGTCCTCGCCCTGTCCAAGGGCCTCCTCGCCCAGGGCATCCGGTTCGGCGACCGCGTCGCGATCATGTCACGCACCCGCTACGAGTGGACCCTGTTCGACTACGCCCTGTGGACCATCGGCGCCCAGGTGGTGCCGGTCTACCCCACCTCGTCCGCCGAGCAGTGCTTCTGGATGCTCTACGACGCCGAGTGCACGGCCGCCGTCGTCGAGCACGAGGACCACGCCATGACGATAGCCACCGTCATCGACCGCCTGCCGCAGCTGCGGCAGCTGTGGCAGCTGGACTCGGGCTGCGTGCAGGAGCTGTACGACGCCGGCGCGGCCATCGAGGACGAGGTGGTCCACAGGCACCGGGAGGCGGTCACCCCCGACTCGACCGCGACGATCATCTACACCTCGGGGACCACCGGCCGGCCCAAGGGCTGCGTCATCTCGCACCGCAACTTCATGTTCGAGGCGGACACCGTCATCGAGCGCTGGGAACCGGTGTTCCACTCCAGGAAGGGCGACGAGGCGGCGACCCTGCTGTTCCTGCCGCTGGCGCACGTCTTCGGACGGATGGTGCAGATCGCCGCGATCCGCGGCAGGGTCCGCTTCGGGCACCAGCCCCAGCTGAACGCGTCCGCGCTCCTCCCCGACCTGCAGGCGTTCCGTCCGACGTTCTTCCTGGCCGTGCCGTACATCTTCGAGAAGGTGTTCGGCGCGGCCCGGCGCAGGGCGGAGCGGGAGGGCAGGGCGGGACCGTTCGAGAAGGCCGTGGACGTGGCCGTGCAGTACGCCGAGGCGGTCGAGGCGAAGGCGTGGGGCACCGGACCGGGCCCCTCGGCCGGGCTGCGCATGCAGCACCAGCTGTTCGAGAAGCTCGTGTACGGCAAGCTGCGCGCGGCCATGGGCGGCCGCGTGCGGCAGGCGATGTCCGGCGGCTCGGCCATGGACCGCAGGCTCGGCCTGTTCTTCTCCGGCGCGGGCGTGCAGATCTACGAGGGTTACGGCCTGACGGAGACGACGGCGGCGGCGACCGCCAACCCGCCCGGGCGCACCCGGTACGGCACCGTCGGCCAGGCCATCCCCGGCATGACGGTGCACATCGCGGACGACGGCGAGATCTGGCTGCGCGGCGACAACGTCTTCCAGGAGTACCTCAACAACCCCAAGGCCACGGACGAGGCACTGCACGACGGCTGGCTGGCCACCGGCGACCTCGGGGCCCTGGACGAGGACGGGTATCTCACCATCACCGGCCGCAAGAAGGAGATCCTGGTCACTTCCGGGGGCAAGAGCGTCGCGCCGGGGCTGCTGGAGGAGCGGGTGCGCGACCACCCCCTGGTCCACCAGTGCCTTCTGGTGGGCAACGACCGGCCGTTCGTGGCCGCCCTGGTCACGCTCGACCACGAGGCCGTCGAGCACTGGCTGCAGATGCGCGGCAAGCCGCAGATGACTCCCGCGGAGCTGGTCCGCGACGCCGACCTGGAGGCGGAGGTGCGGCGAGCGGTGGTGGCCGCCAACACGCTGGTCTCGAAGGCGGAGTCGATCCGCACCTTCCGCATCCTCGGCCAGCCCTTCAGCGAGGAGCACGGGCTGCTGACCCCGTCGCTGAAACTGAAGCGCAAGGCGATCGAGAGCGCTTACGCAAACGAGGTCGAGGCGCTGTACCGCTCCTGA
- a CDS encoding LysR substrate-binding domain-containing protein translates to MYEPTHLRTFLAVAQTLSFTQAARRLGLRQSTVSQHVRRLEEATGRALFTRDTHSVELTEDGEAMLGFAHRLLDVHEQAAAFFTGTRLRGRLRFGASEDFVLTRLPEILESFRSDHPEVDLELTVELSGTLHEQLAAGKLDLVLAKRRPEDPRGEPVWHDELVWIGAERLRLDAGRPVPLIVFPPPGITRALALEALERQGRSWRIVCTSGSLNGLIAAARAGLGVMAHSRGLIPPGLVRIPDRAGLPELGKVDFVLVHGRRRTSAESAADALAAAILAGGDRLHRRPAAPRPAPRPPAAEGSPPRGAAAP, encoded by the coding sequence GTGTATGAGCCCACCCATCTGCGCACCTTCCTCGCCGTGGCCCAGACGCTCAGTTTCACGCAGGCGGCGCGGCGGCTCGGGCTGCGCCAGTCCACCGTCAGTCAGCACGTGCGGCGGCTGGAGGAGGCGACCGGACGCGCCCTGTTCACCCGGGACACGCACTCGGTGGAGCTGACCGAGGACGGCGAGGCCATGCTCGGGTTCGCACACCGGCTCCTGGACGTCCACGAGCAGGCCGCCGCGTTCTTCACCGGCACGCGGCTGCGCGGTCGCCTGCGCTTCGGCGCCTCCGAGGACTTCGTGCTGACCCGGTTGCCGGAAATCCTGGAAAGTTTCCGCTCCGATCACCCCGAGGTCGACCTGGAGCTGACGGTGGAGCTGTCGGGCACCCTGCACGAGCAGCTCGCCGCGGGAAAGCTGGACCTGGTACTGGCCAAGCGGCGCCCCGAGGATCCGCGCGGCGAGCCGGTGTGGCACGACGAGCTGGTCTGGATCGGCGCGGAACGGCTGCGCCTGGACGCCGGGCGGCCGGTCCCGCTGATCGTGTTCCCGCCGCCGGGCATCACCCGCGCCCTGGCGCTGGAGGCACTGGAGCGCCAGGGGCGGTCCTGGCGGATCGTGTGCACGAGCGGAAGCCTCAACGGCCTCATCGCCGCGGCCCGGGCGGGCCTGGGCGTGATGGCGCACTCCCGGGGCCTGATCCCGCCCGGCCTGGTACGGATCCCGGACCGGGCCGGACTGCCCGAGCTGGGCAAGGTCGACTTCGTGCTGGTGCACGGGCGCCGGCGGACGTCGGCCGAGAGCGCCGCCGACGCCCTGGCGGCGGCGATCCTGGCAGGCGGCGACCGGCTGCACCGACGACCCGCCGCCCCGCGACCTGCCCCGCGTCCGCCCGCCGCCGAGGGCTCGCCGCCGAGGGGGGCCGCCGCGCCGTGA
- a CDS encoding bile acid:sodium symporter family protein, which translates to MPVDPYILLLLATVGFAALFPAHGTAADVASGASTAAIAFLFFLYGARLSTREALDGLKHWRLHVTVLACTFVVFPLLGLAARGLVPVFLTHPLYQGLLFLTLVPSTVQSSIAFTSIARGNVPAAICAGSFSSLVGIVVTPLLAAVLLGSGGGGFSTDSLVEIVLQLLVPFLAGQVLRRWIGGFVTRHKKVLALVDRGSILLVVYTAFSEGMVQGIWHQVSAVRLGGLLAVEAVLLAVMLTLTWYGGRALRFGRADRIALQFAGSKKSLASGLPMASVLFGAHASLAVLPLMLFHQTQLMVCAVIAKRRARDPLEPPHERTGGRTPSTA; encoded by the coding sequence ATGCCGGTCGACCCCTACATCCTGCTGTTGCTCGCGACCGTCGGGTTCGCCGCGCTGTTTCCGGCGCACGGCACCGCCGCCGATGTGGCCTCCGGCGCCTCGACCGCGGCCATCGCCTTCCTCTTCTTCCTGTACGGCGCCCGCCTGTCCACCCGCGAGGCGCTGGACGGGCTGAAGCACTGGCGACTGCACGTGACGGTGCTGGCCTGCACGTTCGTGGTCTTCCCGCTGCTCGGCCTGGCCGCCCGCGGCCTCGTCCCGGTCTTCCTCACCCACCCGCTCTACCAGGGGCTGCTGTTCCTCACCCTCGTGCCGTCGACCGTCCAGTCGTCGATCGCCTTCACCTCGATCGCCCGCGGCAACGTGCCCGCGGCGATCTGCGCGGGCTCCTTCTCCTCCCTGGTCGGCATCGTCGTCACCCCGCTGCTGGCGGCGGTCCTGCTCGGCAGCGGCGGCGGTGGCTTCTCCACGGACTCGCTCGTCGAGATCGTGCTGCAACTGCTCGTGCCGTTCCTCGCGGGGCAGGTGCTGCGCCGCTGGATCGGCGGTTTCGTCACGCGGCACAAGAAGGTGCTCGCGCTCGTCGACCGCGGTTCGATCCTCCTCGTCGTCTACACCGCCTTCAGCGAGGGCATGGTCCAGGGCATCTGGCACCAGGTGAGCGCGGTGCGGCTGGGCGGACTCCTCGCGGTCGAGGCCGTGCTGCTCGCGGTGATGCTCACCCTGACCTGGTACGGCGGCAGGGCGCTGCGGTTCGGCCGTGCGGACCGGATCGCCCTGCAGTTCGCCGGCTCCAAGAAGTCCCTCGCCTCCGGACTGCCCATGGCGAGCGTCCTGTTCGGCGCGCACGCCTCCCTCGCGGTGCTGCCGCTGATGCTCTTCCACCAGACGCAGCTCATGGTGTGCGCGGTCATCGCCAAGCGCCGGGCCCGCGATCCGCTGGAGCCGCCGCACGAACGCACCGGCGGGCGGACACCGTCGACGGCGTGA
- a CDS encoding isochorismatase family protein yields MTVPLALEPARTALILVDLMDRIVALPLAPRKGTEVLLAAQELAESFRSAGALVVLVRVERPGVAEQPSGSQLVQGLSREGDVEIVKRTVGAFQGTGLDGRLRERDVTTCVFAGIATNLGVESTARAAGDLGYELVFVEDAMAALTGPEHEASVKLDFPRLGTVVRTADVRFTRG; encoded by the coding sequence ATGACCGTCCCCCTCGCGCTCGAACCCGCGCGCACCGCACTGATCCTCGTCGACCTGATGGACCGCATCGTCGCCCTCCCCCTCGCGCCCCGTAAGGGCACGGAAGTGCTGCTGGCGGCACAGGAGTTGGCGGAATCCTTCCGCTCGGCGGGAGCCCTCGTCGTGCTCGTCCGCGTCGAGCGTCCGGGGGTCGCCGAGCAGCCGTCCGGCAGCCAACTGGTCCAGGGGCTGTCGCGGGAGGGCGACGTGGAGATCGTCAAACGGACGGTCGGGGCCTTCCAGGGGACCGGCCTGGACGGCCGGCTCCGTGAACGGGACGTCACCACCTGCGTGTTCGCGGGCATCGCGACCAATCTCGGCGTCGAGTCCACCGCCCGCGCCGCCGGCGACCTCGGATACGAGCTGGTCTTCGTCGAGGACGCGATGGCCGCCCTCACCGGGCCCGAACACGAGGCTTCCGTGAAGCTCGATTTCCCCCGGCTCGGCACCGTGGTCCGCACGGCCGACGTGCGCTTCACGCGCGGCTGA
- the fdhD gene encoding formate dehydrogenase accessory sulfurtransferase FdhD has protein sequence MGRVTERRKVVRIRDGVVSTRPDTLVAEEPLEIRLNGKPLAITMRTPGDDFALAAGFLVSEGVLAERDDLQNIVYCAGATADGSNTYNVVDVRTAPGVAIPDLTLERNVYTTSSCGLCGKASLDAVRTTTRWPVADAPRLRIEPGLLAVLPDRLRAAQRVFDRTGGLHGAALFSEDGELLDVREDVGRHNAVDKLVGRALQNGDLPLSRAILLVSARASFELAQKAVMAGIPVLAAVSAPSSLAVDLAAETGLTLVGFLRGSSMNVYAGEDRIALSAAATRS, from the coding sequence ATGGGACGAGTCACCGAACGACGCAAGGTGGTCCGCATCAGGGACGGCGTGGTCTCCACCCGCCCGGACACCCTGGTCGCCGAGGAGCCACTGGAGATCCGGCTCAACGGCAAACCGCTGGCGATCACGATGCGCACGCCCGGTGACGACTTCGCGCTGGCCGCCGGTTTCCTGGTCAGCGAGGGCGTGCTGGCCGAGCGGGACGACCTCCAGAACATCGTCTACTGCGCGGGCGCCACAGCCGACGGGAGCAACACCTACAACGTGGTGGACGTGCGCACCGCGCCCGGCGTGGCGATCCCCGACCTCACCCTCGAGCGCAACGTCTACACCACCTCCTCCTGCGGCCTGTGCGGCAAGGCCAGTCTGGACGCGGTCCGCACGACGACCCGCTGGCCCGTCGCCGACGCTCCCCGGCTCCGGATCGAGCCCGGACTGCTCGCCGTCCTGCCCGACCGGCTGCGCGCGGCCCAGCGGGTGTTCGACCGGACCGGAGGGCTCCACGGGGCGGCCCTGTTCTCCGAGGACGGCGAACTGCTCGACGTCCGGGAGGACGTGGGCCGGCACAACGCGGTGGACAAACTGGTCGGCCGCGCTCTGCAGAACGGGGACCTGCCCCTGTCGCGGGCGATCCTGCTGGTCTCGGCCCGGGCCTCGTTCGAGCTGGCGCAGAAGGCCGTGATGGCGGGCATCCCGGTGCTCGCCGCGGTCTCCGCGCCCTCCTCGCTGGCGGTGGACCTGGCCGCGGAGACCGGACTGACCCTGGTGGGCTTCCTGCGGGGCAGCTCCATGAACGTGTACGCGGGTGAGGACCGCATAGCCCTAAGTGCCGCGGCCACCCGGAGCTGA
- a CDS encoding OFA family MFS transporter, which translates to MSPPIAPPGWSRWLVPPAALSVHLSIGQAYAWSVFKPPLESALGLSGTQSALPFQLAIVMLGLSAAFGGTLVERNGPRWAMTVALVCFSSGFLISALGAAVEQYWLIVLGYGFVGGIGLGIGYISPVSTLIKWFPDRPGMATGIAIMGFGGGALIASPWSAQMLQSFGSDSSGIALAFLVHALSYAVFMTLGVLLVRVPRGERPVAGAPTAVEGVQVSARSAVRTPQFWCLWIVLCMNVTAGIGILEKAAPMITDFFADTSTPVSASAAAGFVALLSAANMAGRIGWSSTSDLVGRKNVYRLYLGAGALMYALIALIGDSSKPLFVLCALVILSFYGGGFATIPAYLKDLFGAYQVGAIHGRLLTAWSTAGVLGPLIVNWIADRQEEAGEDGSSLYTLSLFIMIGLLAIGFVANELVRPVHVRHHVPAQRKAADAERQQPESAA; encoded by the coding sequence ATGAGTCCCCCCATCGCGCCGCCCGGCTGGAGCCGTTGGCTCGTCCCCCCGGCCGCCCTCTCGGTCCACCTCTCCATCGGCCAGGCCTACGCCTGGTCCGTGTTCAAACCGCCGCTGGAGTCCGCGCTCGGCCTCAGCGGCACACAGAGCGCGCTTCCGTTCCAGCTCGCCATCGTGATGCTCGGCCTGTCCGCGGCCTTCGGCGGCACCCTGGTGGAGCGAAACGGGCCGCGCTGGGCGATGACCGTCGCCCTGGTCTGCTTCTCGTCCGGGTTCCTGATCTCCGCCCTCGGCGCCGCCGTCGAGCAGTACTGGCTGATCGTCCTCGGCTACGGCTTCGTCGGCGGAATCGGGCTGGGAATCGGTTACATCTCGCCCGTCTCCACTCTGATCAAGTGGTTCCCGGACCGCCCCGGCATGGCCACCGGAATCGCCATCATGGGCTTCGGCGGCGGCGCGCTCATCGCCTCCCCCTGGTCGGCGCAGATGCTCCAGTCGTTCGGCTCCGACAGCTCGGGCATCGCCCTCGCCTTCCTCGTGCACGCTCTCTCCTACGCGGTCTTCATGACGCTGGGCGTCCTGCTGGTGCGGGTGCCGCGCGGTGAGCGTCCGGTCGCCGGTGCGCCGACCGCCGTCGAGGGCGTGCAGGTCTCGGCGCGCAGCGCGGTGCGCACCCCGCAGTTCTGGTGTCTGTGGATCGTGCTCTGCATGAACGTGACCGCCGGCATAGGCATCCTCGAGAAGGCCGCGCCCATGATCACGGACTTCTTCGCCGACACCTCCACCCCGGTCTCGGCCTCCGCGGCGGCCGGGTTCGTCGCCCTGCTGTCCGCGGCCAACATGGCCGGCCGGATCGGCTGGTCGTCGACCTCCGACCTGGTCGGGCGCAAGAACGTCTACCGTCTGTACCTGGGCGCCGGCGCCCTGATGTACGCCCTCATCGCCCTGATCGGCGACTCGTCGAAACCGCTGTTCGTCCTGTGCGCGCTGGTGATCCTCTCCTTCTACGGAGGGGGCTTCGCGACCATTCCCGCCTACCTCAAGGACCTGTTCGGGGCCTATCAGGTGGGCGCGATCCACGGCCGGCTGCTCACCGCGTGGTCGACGGCCGGCGTGCTGGGCCCGCTGATCGTCAACTGGATCGCCGACCGCCAGGAGGAGGCCGGCGAGGACGGCTCGTCGCTGTACACCCTGTCCCTGTTCATCATGATCGGGCTGCTGGCCATCGGCTTCGTCGCCAACGAGCTCGTCCGGCCCGTCCACGTCCGCCACCATGTACCCGCCCAGAGGAAGGCAGCCGATGCCGAACGACAGCAGCCCGAGTCCGCGGCCTGA
- a CDS encoding MFS transporter small subunit, with the protein MPNDSSPSPRPDRRPLTAFAWLWVGAPLVYGLYELVQKATQLFTG; encoded by the coding sequence ATGCCGAACGACAGCAGCCCGAGTCCGCGGCCTGACCGGCGGCCGTTGACCGCCTTCGCCTGGCTGTGGGTGGGGGCGCCGCTCGTCTACGGGCTGTACGAGCTCGTGCAGAAGGCCACGCAGCTCTTCACCGGGTAG
- a CDS encoding beta-ketoacyl-ACP synthase III, with protein MNGSRITAVGHYQPARVLTNEDLAELVDTNDEWIRSRVGIRTRHIAGPDEPVDELAAHAAAKALATAGLTPDEIDLVLVATSTAVDRSPNMAARVAARLGIPQPAAMDVNVVCAGFTHALATADHTLRAGAATRALVIGADKMSEVTDWSDRTTCVLVGDGAGAAVVEACPEGVEPGIGPVLWGSVPEMGHAVRIEGQPARFAQEGQSVYRWATTRLPPLARQACERAGFRPEDLAAVVLHQANLRIIEPLAAKIGAVNAVVARDVTESGNTSAASIPLAFSKLVEQGAVSAGDPVLLFGFGGNLSYAGQVVRCP; from the coding sequence ATGAACGGCTCGCGCATCACCGCCGTCGGCCACTACCAGCCCGCCAGGGTGCTCACCAACGAGGACCTGGCGGAACTGGTGGACACCAATGACGAGTGGATCAGGAGCCGGGTGGGCATCCGCACGCGCCACATCGCCGGTCCCGACGAGCCGGTGGACGAGCTCGCCGCGCACGCCGCGGCCAAGGCGCTCGCCACGGCGGGCCTCACGCCGGACGAGATCGACCTGGTGCTCGTCGCCACCTCCACGGCCGTCGACCGTTCGCCCAACATGGCCGCGAGGGTCGCCGCCCGCCTCGGCATCCCGCAGCCCGCCGCGATGGACGTCAACGTCGTCTGCGCCGGTTTCACCCACGCGCTGGCCACCGCCGACCACACCCTCCGGGCCGGCGCCGCCACCCGGGCCCTGGTCATCGGCGCCGACAAGATGTCCGAGGTGACGGACTGGAGCGACCGCACCACCTGCGTGCTCGTCGGCGACGGAGCGGGCGCCGCCGTGGTCGAGGCCTGTCCCGAGGGCGTCGAGCCCGGGATCGGGCCCGTGCTGTGGGGCTCGGTGCCCGAGATGGGGCACGCGGTGCGCATCGAGGGTCAGCCGGCCCGGTTCGCCCAGGAGGGACAGAGCGTGTACCGCTGGGCCACCACCCGGCTGCCGCCGCTCGCCCGGCAGGCCTGCGAGCGGGCGGGATTCAGGCCCGAGGACCTGGCCGCCGTCGTCCTGCACCAGGCCAACCTGCGCATCATCGAGCCCCTCGCGGCGAAGATCGGGGCCGTCAACGCGGTCGTCGCGCGTGACGTCACCGAGTCGGGCAACACCTCCGCCGCCAGCATCCCGCTCGCCTTCTCCAAGCTCGTCGAGCAGGGCGCCGTCTCCGCGGGTGACCCGGTGCTGCTGTTCGGCTTCGGCGGCAACCTGTCCTACGCCGGGCAGGTCGTGCGCTGCCCGTGA
- a CDS encoding GntR family transcriptional regulator, translating into MLSTGLPLPHGAVPKLERPGPLRDRVYEALLELITTRALQPGRHLVESELAGHLGVSRQPVREALQRLNTEGWVDLRPAQGAFVHEPTTEEVNQLLAVRTLLEAEAARLAAAHADEDGIVALNEILAQSVPAVTEDDVDAALALNARFHTKVVELSGNAVLAELAAQVDRRVRCHCTPIARQRGHESWIEHRDLIAAIADHDEQRATRLMREHTEHAMSSHSIRATS; encoded by the coding sequence ATGTTGTCGACAGGACTGCCGCTGCCGCACGGCGCGGTGCCCAAGCTCGAACGGCCCGGCCCGCTGCGCGACCGCGTCTACGAGGCACTGCTCGAACTCATCACCACGCGCGCTCTGCAGCCCGGCCGGCACCTCGTCGAGAGCGAGCTCGCCGGTCACCTCGGCGTCTCGCGGCAGCCGGTGCGCGAGGCGCTGCAGCGGCTGAACACCGAGGGCTGGGTCGATCTCCGGCCGGCCCAGGGCGCGTTCGTGCACGAGCCGACCACGGAAGAGGTGAACCAACTTCTCGCCGTGCGCACCCTGTTGGAGGCGGAAGCCGCACGTCTCGCGGCCGCGCACGCGGACGAAGACGGCATCGTCGCGCTGAACGAGATCCTGGCGCAGAGCGTGCCGGCCGTCACGGAGGACGACGTGGACGCCGCGCTCGCCCTGAACGCCCGCTTCCACACGAAGGTCGTCGAGCTCTCGGGCAACGCGGTCCTCGCCGAGCTGGCGGCCCAGGTCGACCGCCGGGTGCGCTGCCACTGCACGCCGATCGCCCGGCAGCGCGGCCACGAGTCGTGGATCGAGCACCGCGACCTGATCGCGGCCATCGCCGATCACGACGAACAGAGGGCCACCCGGCTGATGCGCGAGCACACCGAGCACGCCATGAGTTCGCACTCCATCCGCGCCACGTCCTGA
- a CDS encoding ATP-binding protein — MTDYIQNPVLWALLAAVLSAVALIVRQRRAARALRQEIVGLRSHYSALENEYAQSVEAAQERAEEATKTVLKSAMRTLQGLAAEQQLIVSRLQNKYGESVILQDLLEIDHTNSQFGRRAQSIAVLCDGWLGRARDVASVYDVVRSAQGRVRHYRRVEILSQVDFGITSRAVEPVALALAELLDNATSYSSPDTVVEINIRTVPKGICIVVDDAGVGMNDEERARADKLLSSERVSGVSGLGNPPQFGFAVIGVLSERFGFEVSVDSTSPYGGVRAVLLLPHDLLTNAPEQKEPAPVVPAASPAPVGGGPETALTAATTSDGLPKRRRKRPMAIVPGSASNASGPSRTGAETAAIMGAFQRGTRSGRAVQADPAEQSSTRGASSEGHEFS; from the coding sequence ATGACTGATTACATACAGAACCCGGTACTCTGGGCTCTCCTCGCCGCCGTACTCAGCGCAGTCGCCCTCATTGTTCGCCAGCGCAGGGCGGCGCGTGCCTTAAGGCAGGAGATTGTGGGGCTCAGATCCCACTACTCCGCCTTGGAGAACGAGTACGCGCAATCGGTCGAGGCTGCTCAGGAAAGAGCCGAAGAGGCTACGAAAACGGTCCTCAAGTCCGCCATGCGGACCCTTCAGGGCCTTGCCGCGGAGCAGCAGTTGATCGTCTCCCGGCTGCAGAACAAATATGGCGAGTCGGTCATCCTCCAGGACCTCCTGGAGATCGACCACACCAACTCGCAGTTCGGCCGGCGCGCCCAGTCGATCGCCGTGCTCTGTGACGGCTGGCTGGGACGCGCACGCGATGTGGCGTCCGTCTACGACGTGGTGCGCAGCGCCCAGGGCAGGGTGCGCCACTACCGGCGGGTCGAGATCCTCTCCCAGGTCGACTTCGGCATCACGAGCCGTGCCGTCGAGCCCGTCGCGCTGGCCCTCGCCGAGCTGCTCGACAACGCCACGAGCTATTCCAGCCCGGACACCGTCGTCGAGATCAACATTCGCACCGTGCCCAAGGGCATCTGCATCGTCGTCGACGACGCCGGCGTCGGAATGAACGACGAGGAGCGCGCCCGGGCGGACAAACTCCTCTCGAGTGAACGGGTGTCGGGCGTCTCCGGCCTCGGCAACCCCCCGCAGTTCGGCTTCGCGGTGATCGGCGTGCTCAGCGAGCGCTTCGGCTTCGAGGTGTCCGTGGACTCCACCTCGCCGTACGGAGGCGTCCGGGCGGTTCTCCTCCTGCCGCACGACCTGCTCACCAACGCACCCGAGCAGAAGGAACCGGCCCCGGTCGTTCCCGCTGCCTCGCCCGCCCCCGTGGGCGGCGGCCCCGAGACCGCGCTGACCGCGGCCACCACGTCCGACGGCCTGCCCAAGCGGCGCCGCAAGCGGCCGATGGCCATCGTCCCCGGCAGCGCGTCGAACGCCTCCGGCCCCTCCCGGACGGGAGCGGAGACCGCGGCCATCATGGGCGCCTTCCAGCGCGGCACCCGGTCTGGCCGGGCCGTACAGGCCGACCCGGCGGAACAGTCGAGCACCCGTGGTGCAAGCAGCGAAGGGCATGAGTTCTCGTGA
- a CDS encoding roadblock/LC7 domain-containing protein, protein MNDDLSWMLDSALEIPGALHAVLISADGLLMARTQDFDKDDADRVAAAMSGVQSLSRSLAFFCEDAQMRWRQTLVEFDGGWVFLISAGEGAYLGVSASPDVDMADITFRMQQLVGQLGKALTTPPRENLGVRS, encoded by the coding sequence GTGAATGACGATCTGTCATGGATGCTTGACAGCGCCCTGGAGATTCCCGGGGCCCTGCACGCCGTCCTGATCTCCGCCGACGGCCTGCTGATGGCACGGACGCAGGACTTCGACAAGGACGACGCGGACCGGGTCGCCGCCGCGATGAGCGGTGTGCAGTCGCTCAGCCGCTCACTCGCCTTCTTCTGCGAGGACGCGCAGATGCGCTGGCGGCAGACGCTGGTCGAGTTCGACGGGGGCTGGGTCTTCCTGATCTCCGCCGGCGAGGGCGCCTACCTCGGCGTCTCCGCCTCCCCGGACGTCGACATGGCGGACATCACCTTCCGGATGCAGCAGCTCGTCGGCCAGCTCGGCAAGGCGCTCACCACGCCGCCGCGCGAGAACCTCGGCGTGCGGTCATGA
- a CDS encoding DUF742 domain-containing protein — MTGYGELEPQTPELVRPYVITKGRGLPDEGQLSLITLVTAAADHEQRPTRLSPEEQKLLDLCAAGYLSVAEIAGHTQLPLGVVKILLAALTEGGYLITRPPVQRAPLADRDILEEVLNGLRAKFG; from the coding sequence ATGACGGGCTACGGGGAACTGGAGCCGCAGACGCCGGAGTTAGTGCGCCCGTACGTCATCACCAAGGGGCGCGGACTGCCCGACGAAGGGCAGCTGTCCCTCATCACGCTGGTCACGGCGGCCGCCGACCACGAGCAGCGGCCCACCAGGCTGTCCCCCGAGGAACAGAAGCTGCTGGACCTGTGCGCGGCCGGCTACCTGTCGGTCGCCGAGATCGCCGGGCACACCCAACTGCCCCTGGGCGTGGTGAAGATCCTCCTGGCCGCGCTCACGGAGGGCGGCTACCTCATCACCCGCCCGCCCGTCCAGCGGGCTCCGCTCGCCGACCGGGACATCCTGGAGGAGGTGCTGAATGGTCTCAGGGCCAAGTTTGGATGA